The proteins below are encoded in one region of Streptomyces marianii:
- a CDS encoding GNAT family N-acetyltransferase, whose amino-acid sequence MAEVTYERYEGPEAAEQLDAFLPTYEEVYVEPPYCEGPRDVAEFIDRYQLQTQRPGFRLVLARDGGEVVGFTFGYRLPEDTGWWDNLLEPMPDEFTRESGERTFVIIELAVRKPWRRRGIAAGLHERLLDGLAVERVTLTMRPEPEAAPAQSAYASWGYRQVGQSHPWEEAPVYDAMVLDLR is encoded by the coding sequence ATGGCCGAGGTGACGTACGAGCGGTACGAGGGGCCGGAGGCGGCCGAGCAGCTCGACGCGTTCCTCCCCACGTATGAGGAGGTGTACGTCGAGCCTCCGTACTGCGAGGGCCCGCGGGACGTCGCCGAGTTCATCGACCGCTACCAGCTCCAGACGCAGCGCCCTGGCTTCCGCCTGGTGCTCGCCCGTGACGGCGGCGAGGTGGTCGGGTTCACCTTCGGCTACCGCCTGCCCGAGGACACGGGGTGGTGGGACAACCTGCTGGAGCCGATGCCGGACGAGTTCACGCGCGAGAGTGGGGAGCGGACGTTCGTCATCATCGAGCTGGCTGTTCGCAAGCCTTGGCGCCGTCGAGGCATCGCGGCCGGGCTGCATGAGCGGCTTCTCGATGGTCTGGCGGTGGAGCGGGTGACGCTGACGATGCGGCCGGAGCCGGAGGCGGCGCCGGCGCAATCGGCGTACGCGTCGTGGGGGTACCGGCAGGTAGGACAGTCCCATCCGTGGGAGGAGGCCCCTGTGTACGACGCGATGGTGCTGGACCTGCGCTGA
- a CDS encoding tyrosine-type recombinase/integrase yields MPILRGRPPRDVVRQAQDRVRRGPRHRPGRGQRGRAALAQAAPGRRAQGLGRGLPGSRAAVRSRGREPAAPGRRHEAIRRPGRAAGLRRVRLHDLRHGQASLMVAASVDMAIVSKRLGHSTITITSDTYSHLLGGVGRDAADRASALVPRARQTAQPAPADDECDHSVTTSPTDSTAEHAPEAEEPPLTQVNEGSEGDAGGRPCGTRTHNQRIKSRTVFHQLGES; encoded by the coding sequence GTGCCCATACTGCGAGGCCGGCCACCTCGGGATGTCGTTCGGCAAGCCCAAGACCGCGTCCGGCGAGGACCGCGTCATCGACCTGGACGAGGTCAACGTGGGCGCGCTGCTCTCGCACAAGCTGCGCCAGGACGACGAGCGCAGGGCCTGGGGCGTGGCTTACCAGGCTCACGGGCTGCTGTTCGCTCGCGAGGACGGGAACCCGCTGCGCCCGGACGACGTCACGAAGCTATTCGTCGCCCTGGTCGAGCTGCGGGCCTGCGCCGGGTGCGGCTGCACGACCTGCGCCACGGTCAGGCATCCCTCATGGTCGCGGCCAGCGTGGACATGGCGATCGTGTCCAAGCGACTCGGCCACTCCACGATCACGATCACGTCGGACACCTACTCGCATCTGCTGGGAGGCGTCGGGCGGGACGCTGCGGACCGCGCCTCGGCCCTCGTTCCGCGCGCCAGGCAGACCGCCCAGCCTGCGCCTGCCGACGACGAGTGTGACCACTCGGTGACCACCTCGCCGACGGATTCCACTGCCGAGCATGCCCCGGAAGCAGAAGAACCCCCGTTGACGCAGGTCAACGAGGGTTCCGAGGGTGACGCGGGTGGTAGGCCGTGTGGGACTCGAACCCACAACCAACGGATTAAAAGTCGAACGGTGTTCCACCAACTGGGCGAGTCATGA
- a CDS encoding helicase-related protein, translating to MRVGEGEIATALRSAAVRHEHQLFRHRLGAPANGSLPLEHDLADEQTWAAYGARNLVPATHVLPPEHRAAVEIEITPVDGLFEVFIAVVNTTPAPQDQLIDGVRPYEEAYLDTRLYQVVLTATLDVPVEPYELEQVAQSHRYERSVPAFGHASPVSHKEADGQTTLRTEFAATEPTWRGYPRRESSDAVGRQVPIATSFASLIADPVGTVSTLVDLLDVWVDDKWGTTALDALHAERGWNDKARAEAEKDATAARAEAAWVRAGLDLLHTDPNVRDAFVAANKVVQAAADDYVSWHPFQVAWIVGCLPGMVDPKRHPAVNIVWFQTGGGKSEAYLGLMLATLFYGRYTGVTRGTQVWARFPLRLLALQQTERFAKMVMNAEVLRRQDPRIAHTAAFGIGYFVGGGNTPNRLRKPDGSNYYNGPDPSDPATAEACRVLDNCPLCGQGLSVKWDDPTHTMRHICQNSACELAGVLPIWGVDDDIYRRAPSVLVGTVDKLAQLGQNQAFQILLGRPHSLCPKHGYSASPTWCPVFGCKEDRRPVPKGFGHVRLEIADELHLLDESLGALDGMYESLLQKISEHLKNDPFQIVGATATIEGYQNQVRHLYDREARRFPVNGREAGETFWSTTRKGDPLRRYLGVRSRASTMVTATREVAVVHDQWVRDLCDDPKSVVAEAGLDATDAEIVEEARRAGEDLFEVLVTYCLRNEDLTSFVRDPAVRELLESEDNLAIINGDTSPDVIRSAVARLRNPPAHKSERVRLIAATKAIGHGFDVARLGVMAVMGTPTQASEIIQASARVGRRFPGLVVNVINPSRDRDASVFRYYPEWIRYLDRLVHKVPVNRESVPVLKRVLPGGLMAWFLQVLDREWITGGRRRRSLADSTAFRDAVRDGVLDRALLVSLLRHGFGIDDTSVYHRMHREAIDVWVDDQLATLPFRAEAGKRLPDLLHPSVPRSLRDIEEPLTIYGEL from the coding sequence ATGCGTGTGGGGGAGGGCGAGATCGCCACAGCACTCCGCTCCGCCGCGGTCCGCCACGAGCACCAGCTCTTCCGTCATCGCCTAGGCGCCCCGGCGAACGGCTCCCTCCCGCTCGAACATGACTTGGCCGATGAGCAGACGTGGGCCGCGTACGGTGCCCGCAACCTGGTCCCGGCGACACATGTGCTGCCGCCCGAACATCGTGCCGCCGTCGAGATCGAGATCACTCCGGTCGACGGGCTCTTCGAGGTCTTCATCGCGGTGGTGAACACCACGCCAGCGCCCCAGGACCAGTTGATCGATGGGGTTCGCCCCTATGAGGAGGCGTACCTCGACACCCGCCTATACCAGGTCGTCCTGACGGCGACGCTCGATGTGCCCGTCGAGCCGTACGAGCTGGAGCAGGTCGCGCAGTCGCATCGGTATGAGCGGTCTGTGCCCGCGTTCGGGCACGCCTCGCCCGTCTCACACAAGGAAGCCGACGGACAAACCACCCTCCGGACCGAGTTCGCCGCCACGGAACCGACTTGGCGCGGGTATCCCCGAAGGGAATCCTCCGACGCCGTCGGCCGACAGGTCCCGATCGCCACTTCCTTCGCCTCCTTGATCGCCGACCCGGTCGGCACCGTCTCCACACTCGTAGACCTTTTGGACGTCTGGGTGGACGACAAGTGGGGGACAACGGCCCTGGACGCACTTCACGCGGAACGCGGATGGAACGACAAGGCGCGCGCGGAGGCCGAGAAGGACGCGACGGCCGCGCGCGCGGAGGCGGCATGGGTGCGCGCCGGCTTGGATCTTCTGCACACGGACCCGAACGTGCGGGACGCCTTCGTAGCGGCGAACAAGGTGGTCCAGGCCGCTGCGGACGACTACGTCAGTTGGCACCCGTTCCAGGTCGCCTGGATCGTTGGGTGCCTGCCCGGCATGGTCGACCCCAAGCGACACCCCGCGGTCAACATCGTCTGGTTCCAGACGGGCGGCGGTAAGTCCGAGGCTTATCTCGGCCTCATGCTCGCCACGCTCTTCTACGGCCGGTACACCGGCGTCACTCGAGGCACTCAGGTATGGGCGCGCTTCCCCCTGCGACTGCTGGCCCTCCAGCAGACCGAGCGATTCGCGAAGATGGTCATGAACGCGGAGGTCCTGCGGCGACAGGATCCCCGCATCGCCCATACGGCGGCCTTCGGAATCGGGTACTTCGTCGGCGGCGGGAACACTCCGAACCGGCTCCGAAAGCCTGACGGCAGCAACTACTACAACGGACCGGACCCCTCCGACCCCGCAACCGCCGAAGCGTGCAGGGTCTTGGACAACTGCCCACTCTGTGGGCAGGGCCTCTCCGTCAAATGGGACGACCCGACCCACACCATGCGCCACATCTGTCAGAACTCCGCCTGCGAACTGGCCGGCGTGCTCCCTATCTGGGGTGTGGACGACGACATCTATCGGCGGGCACCATCTGTACTCGTCGGAACGGTCGACAAGCTCGCACAACTCGGCCAGAACCAGGCCTTCCAGATCCTGCTCGGCCGCCCGCACTCCCTGTGCCCCAAGCACGGCTACTCCGCCAGCCCCACCTGGTGCCCCGTCTTCGGATGCAAGGAAGACCGGCGCCCGGTGCCCAAGGGCTTCGGACATGTGCGGCTTGAGATCGCCGACGAACTGCACCTGCTCGACGAGAGTCTCGGCGCGCTGGACGGCATGTACGAGTCGCTACTGCAGAAGATCAGCGAGCACCTCAAGAACGATCCCTTCCAGATCGTCGGCGCCACCGCGACCATCGAGGGCTACCAGAACCAGGTGCGCCACCTCTACGACCGCGAGGCTCGGCGCTTCCCCGTCAATGGCCGGGAGGCGGGGGAGACGTTCTGGTCGACTACCCGTAAGGGCGACCCCCTGCGCCGGTACCTCGGCGTGCGCTCCCGGGCGAGCACCATGGTGACCGCCACCCGAGAGGTCGCGGTGGTTCACGATCAATGGGTGCGTGACCTGTGCGACGACCCTAAGAGCGTCGTCGCCGAAGCGGGCCTCGACGCGACCGATGCGGAGATCGTCGAGGAGGCGCGACGCGCGGGTGAGGATCTCTTCGAGGTCCTGGTCACTTACTGCCTGCGCAACGAGGACCTGACCAGCTTCGTCCGGGACCCCGCTGTACGGGAGCTGCTGGAGAGCGAGGACAACCTGGCGATCATCAACGGCGACACCAGCCCTGACGTCATCCGCTCAGCCGTCGCCCGCCTGCGGAATCCTCCGGCCCACAAATCGGAGCGGGTCAGGCTGATCGCCGCCACCAAGGCCATCGGGCACGGATTTGATGTCGCCCGCCTTGGCGTCATGGCTGTCATGGGAACACCGACCCAGGCATCCGAGATCATCCAGGCGTCCGCCCGCGTAGGGCGTCGCTTTCCCGGGCTGGTCGTGAACGTGATCAACCCCAGCCGAGACCGCGACGCGAGTGTCTTCCGCTACTACCCGGAGTGGATCCGCTACCTGGACCGCTTGGTCCACAAGGTGCCCGTGAACCGGGAATCGGTGCCCGTGCTCAAACGGGTCCTGCCGGGAGGATTGATGGCGTGGTTCCTCCAGGTCCTCGACCGCGAGTGGATCACAGGGGGCCGCCGACGCCGTTCTCTCGCCGACTCCACCGCCTTCCGCGACGCCGTGCGGGATGGAGTGTTGGACCGCGCGCTGCTCGTTTCCCTGCTTCGTCACGGATTCGGCATCGACGACACGAGTGTCTACCACCGGATGCACCGTGAGGCCATCGACGTCTGGGTCGACGATCAGCTGGCCACGCTTCCGTTTCGAGCGGAAGCCGGCAAGCGCCTCCCCGACCTGCTGCACCCGTCTGTGCCGCGATCTCTCCGCGATATCGAAGAGCCCTTGACCATCTACGGCGAGTTGTAA